A stretch of Mobula birostris isolate sMobBir1 chromosome 2, sMobBir1.hap1, whole genome shotgun sequence DNA encodes these proteins:
- the LOC140187510 gene encoding transcription factor MafB-like, with translation MTTELAINAELPTSPLAMEYVNDFDLMKFDVKKEPLGADRTVRHCNRLQPTGSVSSTPISTPCSSVPSSPSFSPTEQKTHLEDLYWMANSYQQLNPEALNFTPEDAVEALIGNAHAVQQQLQGFESFRSHHHHHHHHHHQFQGVSPDELGSSNGHHQHHNHHQQHSSPASSTSSTSQQIQSSPHHQSLLAEDRFSDDQLVSMSVRELNRHLRGFSKDDVIRLKQKRRTLKNRGYAQSCRYKRVQQKHLLENEKTQLIQQVEQLKQEVSRLMRERDSYKLKCEKLASNSFREAGSTSDNPPSPEFFM, from the coding sequence ATGACTACAGAGCTGGCCATTAATGCAGAATTGCCTACCAGCCCGCTTGCCATggaatatgtcaatgattttgaccTGATGAAATTCGACGTGAAGAAGGAACCACTGGGAGCCGATCGCACTGTGAGGCATTGCAACCGCTTACAGCCGACCGGATCCGTCTCCTCTACCCCCATCAGCACCCCTTGTAGCTCGGTGCCCTCCTCTCCAAGCTTCAGTCCCACCGAGCAGAAAACTCACCTGGAAGATCTGTACTGGATGGCGAACAGCTACCAGCAACTCAACCCGGAGGCTTTGAACTTCACCCCCGAGGACGCGGTGGAAGCCCTGATCGGTAACGCGCACGCCGTCCAGCAGCAGCTGCAGGGCTTCGAGAGTTTCAGaagccaccaccaccaccaccatcaccatcaccaccagtTCCAGGGGGTGAGTCCGGACGAACTGGGCAGTAGCAACGGGCACCATCAACACCACAACCACCATCAACAGCACAGTTCCCCGGCCTCGTCAACCTCCTCGACCTCCCAGCAGATCCAGAGCTCCCCTCATCACCAGAGCCTCCTGGCCGAGGACAGGTTCTCCGACGACCAGCTCGTCAGCATGTCGGTGCGGGAGCTCAACAGGCATCTCCGGGGCTTCTCCAAGGACGACGTGATCCGCCTGAAGCAAAAGAGGCGAACCCTGAAGAACAGGGGCTACGCGCAGTCGTGCAGGTACAAGCGCGTGCAGCAGAAGCACCTGCTGGAGAACGAGAAGACCCAACTCATCCAGCAGGTAGAGCAACTCAAGCAAGAGGTGTCCAGGCTGATGAGAGAGCGAGACTCCTACAAACTCAAGTGCGAGAAACTCGCCAGCAATAGCTTCAGAGAGGCTGGCTCCACTAGCGACAACCCGCCGTCTCCAGAGTTCTTCATGTGA